A DNA window from Gemmatimonadaceae bacterium contains the following coding sequences:
- a CDS encoding lysophospholipid acyltransferase family protein, with product MIVALIRTILTYAMILVATPIIAGSVIIAGMLGLKDHPGSVFDMAPRVWSRLLLWAAGAKVVVHGGEHRFGDRHIFVGNHVSWFDVFAMAAHLRWFKFVAKAELFRIPLFGPAMRYAGMIPIERQNQSRARASIHQAGAAIEGGASVILFPEGTRGPAYTLRQFKKGAFVLAIESQAPIVPVAIHGTIEVQPKGSVLIRPGRIDLHFLPPMDTKGRFYEDRDTLAAEAKRRIGECLMQEYGISALPERAGIPANA from the coding sequence ATGATCGTCGCCCTCATCCGGACCATTCTGACGTACGCGATGATCCTCGTCGCGACGCCCATCATCGCCGGCTCGGTGATCATCGCGGGGATGCTCGGCCTGAAGGACCACCCCGGATCGGTCTTCGACATGGCGCCCCGAGTCTGGTCGCGCCTGCTGCTGTGGGCGGCCGGCGCCAAGGTGGTGGTGCACGGCGGCGAACACCGGTTCGGCGACCGGCACATCTTCGTGGGCAATCACGTCAGCTGGTTCGACGTCTTTGCGATGGCCGCGCACCTGCGCTGGTTCAAGTTCGTGGCCAAGGCCGAACTGTTCCGCATTCCGCTCTTCGGGCCCGCCATGCGATACGCCGGGATGATCCCCATCGAGCGCCAGAATCAGTCCCGCGCGCGCGCGTCCATCCATCAGGCCGGCGCCGCCATCGAGGGCGGGGCGAGCGTCATCCTCTTTCCCGAAGGCACGCGCGGCCCGGCGTACACGCTGCGCCAGTTCAAGAAGGGGGCGTTCGTGCTGGCCATCGAGTCGCAGGCGCCCATCGTGCCGGTGGCCATCCACGGCACGATCGAGGTGCAGCCCAAGGGATCCGTGCTCATCCGCCCCGGACGCATCGACCTGCATTTCCTGCCGCCGATGGACACGAAGGGACGGTTCTACGAAGACCGGGACACCTTGGCCGCCGAGGCCAAGCGGCGCATCGGGGAGTGCCTGATGCAGGAGTACGGCATTTCGGCGCTCCCCGAGAGAGCGGGAATCCCGGCGAACGCTTAA
- the thiL gene encoding thiamine-phosphate kinase: protein MTHLRHIPLGYGGEFDVISAALERWGALASGVGDDCAVLDVPPGEKLVLSVDTAVEGVHFRRPWLTPEELGYRATTAALSDLAAMAATPMGVAIAMTLPEAWRGDFLRICDGIGDAVRAAGAHIVGGDLSRGHELSMTLTVVGHAATPLSRRGARPGDALWVTGRLGGPLVALRAWESGAAPSAEARERFARPVARFAPARWLVEHGATAGLDISDGLTSDAGHLAAAGGVQLVVNLDRLPTIAGATVEEAAQSGEEYELLVTAPASLDVKAFERAFGIPLTCIGAAVPPLSGEPAVDTRRQGVHVTLPRGHDHFPVV, encoded by the coding sequence ATGACCCACCTGCGGCACATTCCCCTCGGCTACGGCGGCGAGTTCGACGTCATCTCGGCGGCGCTCGAGCGCTGGGGCGCGCTCGCTTCCGGCGTGGGCGATGACTGTGCCGTGCTCGACGTGCCGCCGGGCGAGAAGCTCGTGCTCAGTGTGGATACCGCGGTGGAAGGGGTGCATTTCCGCCGGCCGTGGCTCACCCCCGAGGAGCTTGGCTATCGCGCGACGACCGCTGCGCTCAGCGACCTCGCGGCGATGGCGGCCACGCCGATGGGCGTCGCCATCGCGATGACGCTTCCCGAGGCGTGGCGCGGTGATTTCCTGCGCATCTGCGACGGCATTGGCGACGCCGTGCGCGCGGCCGGCGCGCACATCGTCGGCGGCGACCTTTCGCGCGGCCACGAGTTGTCGATGACGCTCACCGTCGTCGGGCACGCGGCCACACCGCTCTCGCGCCGCGGCGCGCGTCCCGGCGATGCGCTCTGGGTGACCGGACGGCTGGGCGGTCCGCTCGTCGCGCTGCGGGCGTGGGAGTCGGGTGCCGCGCCGAGCGCCGAGGCCCGCGAACGATTTGCGCGCCCCGTCGCGCGATTTGCACCGGCGCGCTGGCTCGTCGAGCATGGGGCCACCGCCGGACTCGACATCAGCGACGGGCTCACGTCCGACGCCGGACATCTGGCGGCCGCCGGCGGCGTGCAGTTGGTGGTGAATCTCGACCGGCTCCCGACGATCGCCGGCGCGACGGTTGAGGAGGCGGCGCAGAGTGGCGAGGAGTATGAACTGCTCGTCACCGCTCCCGCCTCGCTCGACGTGAAGGCGTTTGAGCGTGCGTTCGGGATTCCGCTGACCTGCATCGGCGCCGCGGTGCCGCCGCTGTCCGGCGAACCGGCGGTGGACACGCGCCGCCAGGGCGTGCACGTCACGCTGCCACGCGGCCACGATCACTTTCCCGTCGTATGA
- a CDS encoding NAD(P)H-hydrate dehydratase, producing the protein MTPVRVVTAAQAAERDARAIAAGTPSRALMQAAGRAATAELMRFAGARAGEGVEIYAGGGNNGGDAWVVAGLLAAQGVPVRVREIEPPRTDDARAAKDAAMLSVSHAPMHHGSPGVVVDGLLGTGARGAPRGEIAAACETISAARGGGAFVVALDVPSGLDAATGAHPGAPRADLTVTFGTIKRGHLVARDWCGAIVVVDIGLGAHADFADGAPVLADAAWVREVVPRIAADAHKGARKKVAIVGGARGMAGAVILAGRAALRSGVGLVKLVVDPENVDLVQRTLPEALAAAWPRNDAEAAAIRVWADALLIGPGLGRGEHVQPLIERCVRNGDGPVVIDADALNAYEGEPAAFAALIGARRALLTPHPLEFARLAGADAATVNATRFDVAGELARATGATVLLKGVPTIIGAPDGRCVVSASGTPVLGQGGSGDILAGIAVTLMAQCDDALHAGGAAAWVHGRAAELAAPNGAIRGVTLDDVLAALREAWLFVEPPRAAYVLAELSAVGER; encoded by the coding sequence ATGACCCCCGTGCGAGTGGTTACCGCGGCGCAGGCAGCCGAGCGTGATGCTCGGGCCATCGCGGCGGGCACGCCGTCGCGCGCCCTGATGCAGGCGGCGGGACGCGCGGCGACCGCCGAGCTGATGCGGTTCGCCGGCGCACGCGCCGGCGAGGGCGTCGAGATCTATGCCGGCGGCGGCAACAACGGCGGCGATGCCTGGGTCGTGGCCGGCCTGCTCGCGGCGCAGGGTGTGCCGGTGCGGGTGCGCGAGATCGAGCCACCGCGCACCGATGACGCGCGCGCCGCAAAGGACGCGGCGATGCTGTCGGTGTCGCACGCGCCGATGCATCACGGCTCGCCCGGCGTGGTGGTCGATGGCCTCCTCGGCACCGGGGCGCGGGGCGCGCCGCGCGGCGAGATCGCCGCGGCATGCGAGACCATCAGCGCGGCGCGCGGTGGCGGCGCGTTCGTCGTGGCGCTCGACGTTCCCAGTGGGCTCGACGCCGCCACGGGCGCCCATCCGGGCGCCCCCCGCGCCGACCTCACCGTCACGTTCGGCACGATCAAGCGCGGCCATCTGGTGGCCCGCGACTGGTGCGGCGCCATTGTCGTCGTGGATATCGGCCTCGGCGCCCACGCGGACTTCGCCGATGGCGCGCCCGTGCTGGCCGACGCGGCGTGGGTGCGCGAGGTCGTGCCGCGCATCGCGGCCGATGCGCATAAGGGCGCCCGCAAGAAGGTCGCGATCGTCGGCGGTGCGCGCGGCATGGCGGGGGCGGTGATCCTCGCTGGCCGCGCCGCGCTGCGCAGTGGCGTTGGCCTGGTGAAGCTGGTCGTCGATCCGGAGAACGTGGACCTCGTGCAGCGCACGCTCCCCGAGGCGCTCGCCGCCGCGTGGCCGCGGAACGATGCCGAGGCCGCGGCCATTCGGGTGTGGGCCGATGCCTTGCTCATTGGCCCCGGACTCGGACGCGGCGAGCATGTCCAACCGCTCATCGAGCGCTGCGTGCGGAACGGCGACGGGCCGGTGGTCATTGATGCGGACGCGCTCAACGCGTACGAAGGGGAGCCGGCGGCGTTCGCCGCGCTCATCGGCGCTCGCCGCGCCCTGCTGACGCCGCACCCGCTGGAGTTCGCGCGTCTGGCCGGAGCCGATGCCGCGACGGTGAATGCCACGCGCTTCGACGTCGCTGGCGAGCTGGCGCGCGCAACGGGAGCAACGGTCCTGCTCAAGGGCGTCCCCACGATCATCGGTGCCCCCGACGGCCGCTGCGTCGTGAGCGCGAGCGGCACGCCGGTGCTGGGGCAGGGCGGGAGCGGGGACATTCTGGCCGGCATTGCCGTCACGCTGATGGCACAGTGCGACGACGCGCTGCACGCGGGCGGTGCAGCGGCCTGGGTCCACGGACGCGCCGCCGAGCTGGCCGCGCCCAATGGCGCCATTCGCGGCGTGACGCTGGATGACGTGCTCGCCGCGCTGCGCGAGGCGTGGCTGTTCGTCGAGCCGCCGCGAGCGGCGTACGTGCTTGCCGAACTGTCCGCGGTCGGCGAACGGTGA
- a CDS encoding Minf_1886 family protein produces the protein MDRIRVREPRFDEHAFLFVLSALEYAQARQSERRHLSGRELADACRDLALERYGVLSRLVLEHWGVTTTADFGDIVFALVDLGLLLAQPTDSRDDFVDLFEFAAVFDRNYPWNAAAVS, from the coding sequence ATGGACCGCATTCGCGTTCGCGAACCGCGGTTCGACGAACACGCCTTCCTCTTCGTGCTCTCCGCGCTGGAGTACGCGCAGGCGCGGCAATCGGAGCGTCGACACCTCTCGGGGCGCGAACTGGCGGATGCCTGCCGCGACCTCGCGCTCGAGCGCTATGGCGTGCTCTCGCGCCTCGTGCTCGAGCACTGGGGGGTGACCACCACCGCGGATTTCGGCGACATCGTCTTTGCGCTCGTCGACCTGGGCCTGCTCCTCGCGCAGCCCACGGACAGCCGCGACGATTTCGTGGATCTCTTCGAATTTGCGGCCGTCTTCGACCGCAACTATCCGTGGAACGCCGCCGCGGTCAGCTGA
- the glyA gene encoding serine hydroxymethyltransferase: MSQSWMSWDRCPPGDALRAQDPELAGYIEEEIARQSDGLELIASENFVSPAVLEALGSPLTNKYAEGLPGKRYYGGCEVVDKVEQLAIDRAKKLFGADHANVQPHAGAQANAAVYLAFLKPGDTVLGLNLSMGGHLTHGSPVNFSGLMYKIVAYGVNEQGLIDMNEVEALALEHKPKMIIAGYSAYSRHLDFAKFAEIARKVGAILMVDMAHFAGLVAAGVYPSPIPHADVVTTTTHKTLRGPRGGMILCKAEHAKTVDKAVFPGTQGGPLEHCIAAKAVAFGEALQDDFKVYAQRVVDNARTLAGALAKRGYHIVSGGTDNHLLLVDLRNKNLTGKLAEQALDKAGITVNKNTVPRETQSPFVTSGIRLGTPALTTRGMGTAEMERVAELIDEVLQAPEDPATHARVREKVRALTAEFPLYPGVKAGV; this comes from the coding sequence GTGAGCCAGTCATGGATGTCGTGGGACCGCTGTCCGCCGGGGGACGCACTGCGCGCGCAGGATCCGGAACTCGCCGGCTACATCGAGGAGGAGATTGCGCGCCAGAGTGACGGGCTCGAGCTCATCGCCAGCGAGAACTTCGTCTCGCCCGCCGTGCTCGAAGCGCTCGGTTCGCCGCTGACCAACAAGTACGCCGAGGGGCTGCCCGGCAAGCGCTACTACGGCGGCTGCGAAGTGGTGGACAAGGTGGAGCAGCTGGCCATCGATCGCGCCAAGAAGCTCTTCGGCGCCGACCACGCCAATGTGCAACCGCACGCGGGGGCCCAGGCCAACGCCGCCGTCTACCTCGCCTTCCTCAAGCCGGGCGACACCGTGCTCGGCCTGAACCTCTCGATGGGCGGGCATCTCACGCACGGCTCGCCGGTGAACTTCTCCGGCCTGATGTACAAGATCGTCGCCTACGGCGTGAACGAGCAGGGGCTGATCGACATGAACGAGGTCGAGGCGCTGGCGCTCGAGCACAAGCCGAAGATGATCATCGCGGGCTACTCGGCCTACTCGCGCCACCTCGATTTTGCGAAGTTCGCAGAGATCGCCAGGAAGGTGGGCGCCATCCTGATGGTGGACATGGCGCACTTCGCGGGGCTCGTGGCCGCCGGAGTGTATCCGTCGCCCATCCCGCACGCCGACGTCGTCACGACGACCACGCACAAGACGCTGCGCGGGCCGCGCGGCGGGATGATCCTGTGCAAGGCCGAGCATGCGAAGACGGTCGACAAGGCCGTCTTTCCCGGCACGCAGGGCGGACCGCTCGAGCACTGCATCGCCGCCAAGGCGGTGGCGTTCGGCGAGGCGCTGCAGGACGACTTCAAGGTGTATGCCCAGCGCGTGGTCGATAACGCCCGCACGCTCGCCGGCGCGCTCGCCAAGCGCGGCTACCACATCGTGAGCGGCGGCACCGACAACCACCTGCTCCTCGTGGACCTGCGCAACAAGAACCTCACCGGCAAGCTGGCCGAGCAGGCGCTCGACAAGGCGGGGATCACGGTGAACAAGAACACCGTGCCGCGCGAGACGCAGTCGCCGTTCGTGACGAGCGGCATCCGCCTCGGCACCCCCGCGCTCACGACGCGCGGGATGGGGACGGCCGAGATGGAGCGCGTGGCCGAACTGATTGACGAGGTGCTGCAGGCGCCTGAGGATCCCGCCACGCACGCGCGGGTGCGCGAGAAGGTGCGCGCGTTGACGGCGGAGTTCCCGCTCTATCCGGGAGTGAAGGCGGGGGTGTAG
- the rpiB gene encoding ribose 5-phosphate isomerase B — protein MSKERIPIGADHAGFELKEKLKAVLTELGFAVEDVGTHSAASVDYPDYAHPVAREVETGKARRGVLLCGTGLGMAYAANRHPHVRAAVAWNTEVAALARLHNDANILVLPARCISDAEGVDILKTWLDTPFEGGRHERRVEKIEREEEQ, from the coding sequence ATGAGCAAGGAGCGGATTCCCATTGGCGCCGATCACGCGGGCTTCGAGCTGAAGGAGAAGCTCAAGGCCGTGCTCACGGAACTCGGCTTTGCGGTGGAGGACGTCGGCACGCATTCGGCGGCGTCCGTGGACTATCCGGACTACGCGCATCCCGTCGCGCGCGAGGTGGAGACGGGGAAGGCTCGGCGCGGCGTGCTGCTGTGCGGCACGGGGCTGGGCATGGCGTACGCCGCCAACCGCCATCCGCACGTGCGCGCCGCGGTGGCGTGGAACACCGAAGTGGCCGCGCTGGCGCGGCTGCACAACGATGCCAACATCCTCGTCCTGCCGGCACGCTGCATCAGCGACGCCGAGGGCGTGGACATTCTCAAGACCTGGCTGGACACGCCCTTCGAGGGCGGCCGGCACGAACGCCGCGTCGAAAAGATCGAGCGCGAGGAGGAGCAGTGA
- a CDS encoding Glu/Leu/Phe/Val dehydrogenase, whose product MKIFDTMSDMGHEQVVLCQDKSAGYRGIIAIHDTTLGPALGGTRFWNYISDEEAITDALRLARGMTYKNAVAGLNLGGGKSVIIGDNRTANRELIFRAHGRFVESLGGRYVTAEDVGTSTADMDFVHMETEYVAGLANKSGDPSPVTARGVFRAIQASAQFKWGSSDLTGRTVIVQGVGNVGHYLCAELHKAGAKLVVTDIRPEKVQAMVKEFGATAVEGDAIFSAKGDIFAPCALGAILNDDTIPRLNVEIVCGGANNQLLVPAKHGEAVEKRGILYGPDFVANAGGVINVYGEVAGWTRERALRKADEIFDTMLSVYQISKDQGILSYLAADKLAEQRIAAIRGLVKTWPQWPRKS is encoded by the coding sequence ATGAAGATCTTCGATACCATGTCCGACATGGGCCACGAACAGGTGGTCCTCTGCCAGGACAAGTCGGCCGGATACCGCGGCATCATTGCCATCCACGACACCACGCTCGGCCCCGCCCTCGGCGGGACGCGCTTCTGGAACTACATCTCGGACGAGGAAGCCATCACCGACGCGCTGCGTCTCGCGCGCGGGATGACATACAAGAACGCCGTCGCCGGCCTCAACCTGGGCGGTGGCAAGTCGGTCATCATCGGCGACAACCGCACGGCCAACCGCGAGCTGATCTTCCGCGCGCACGGTCGCTTCGTCGAGTCACTCGGCGGGCGGTACGTGACGGCGGAGGATGTGGGCACGAGCACCGCCGACATGGACTTCGTCCATATGGAGACGGAGTACGTCGCCGGTCTTGCCAACAAGTCGGGCGACCCGTCGCCGGTGACGGCGCGCGGCGTCTTCCGCGCCATTCAGGCGTCGGCGCAGTTCAAGTGGGGCTCGTCCGACCTCACCGGCCGGACGGTCATCGTGCAGGGCGTCGGCAACGTCGGCCACTATCTCTGCGCCGAGCTGCACAAGGCGGGGGCCAAGCTGGTGGTCACCGACATTCGCCCCGAGAAGGTGCAGGCAATGGTCAAGGAGTTCGGCGCCACGGCGGTCGAGGGCGACGCCATCTTCTCGGCGAAGGGCGACATCTTCGCCCCCTGCGCCCTGGGAGCGATCCTCAACGACGACACGATCCCCAGGCTCAACGTCGAGATCGTCTGCGGCGGCGCCAACAACCAGCTGCTCGTCCCCGCCAAGCACGGCGAGGCGGTGGAGAAGCGCGGCATCCTGTACGGGCCGGATTTCGTCGCCAACGCCGGCGGCGTCATCAATGTGTACGGCGAAGTCGCCGGCTGGACGCGCGAACGCGCGCTGCGAAAGGCCGACGAGATCTTCGATACGATGCTGAGCGTCTACCAGATCTCGAAGGACCAGGGCATCCTCTCCTACCTCGCGGCCGACAAGCTCGCCGAGCAGCGGATCGCCGCGATCCGCGGGCTGGTGAAGACCTGGCCGCAGTGGCCGCGCAAGTCATGA